From the Terriglobales bacterium genome, the window TCTAAATCAATACAGCGAGGGCTCGCCCTCCGGACGCGTCTTCCAGCGCCGGTGCACCCACAGCCACTGCTCGGGATAGCGGCGCACGTACTCCTCGATCACGCGAGTGAAGGCGGCGGTGTTGGCCAGGGCGTCGGCCTCTTCGTCGCCCGTGCGCGCCAGCTCCAGCGCGGGCGCGAAGTGCACGCGGTACTTGCGCAATCCCGCGTCCCACACGGTGAAACCCGGGACCACGGCCGCGCCGGTGCGCTGCGCCACCTTGGCCAGCCCGCTGGCGGTGCAGGCCAGGTGGCCGAAGAAGGGCACGAACACTCCCTGCGGCGGGCTCATGTTCTGGTCCATGAGGATGCCCACGGTCTCGCCCGCCTTCATGGCCTCCAGCAGCCCGCGCGCGAAGTCCTGCTTGCCGAACAGCGAGTTGCCGTGCAGGGTGCGGTAGCGGTCGGCCATGCGGTTGAGATAGGGATTGTCCAGCGGCCGCACCACGATGCGCAGCGGGTTCCCCATCAGCGAGTGGAAGAAGGAGCCCACCTCCCACGCCCCCAGGTGGGCGGTGAGGAAGAGCACGCCCTGGCCGCGGCGGCGGGCGGCCTCGAAGTTCTCGAAGCCGTCGTAGATCACCACCCGCCCGGCGTTCTGCCGGGTGTAGCGGGGAAAG encodes:
- a CDS encoding lysophospholipid acyltransferase family protein; amino-acid sequence: MRHGIEYAPVWLVVKAMGALPRPLARALGISLGGLVYCLHRRLRRVGRRNLEIAFPEKSPKERRRILRGVFRGLGRQLAEVCLFPRYTRQNAGRVVIYDGFENFEAARRRGQGVLFLTAHLGAWEVGSFFHSLMGNPLRIVVRPLDNPYLNRMADRYRTLHGNSLFGKQDFARGLLEAMKAGETVGILMDQNMSPPQGVFVPFFGHLACTASGLAKVAQRTGAAVVPGFTVWDAGLRKYRVHFAPALELARTGDEEADALANTAAFTRVIEEYVRRYPEQWLWVHRRWKTRPEGEPSLY